GAGGGAGCCGATATAAAAGCTGAACCTAACTCTATAAAAAATGAAGATGGTGATGAAATTGAAAAAGAAGAAAAAATCACTGTTGACACCGGTGAATAATGGTGCTAGAATTTCTAAGTGTGTGTGTAAGAGAAAGTTCTCTGTTAACGGAGAGGAGGCGTAAAATGGCTGTTTTGGACATAAAGAAGGCTAACAAACGTTGTGTCGGGCTTAGAGAAACTGAAAAAGCAATTGAGAGCGAGAAAGCTAGAAAGGTTTTTATAGCCAGAGATGCTGAGGATAAGATTAAAAAACCAGTAGAAAATAAATGTAAAAATAAAGGAATTAAATTTGAGTATGTAGATACAATGCAGGAGATAGGAGAAGCATGTGACATTTATAGAGGGGCTTCAACTGCAGCTATTTTGAAATAGTTTTAAAAATAAACTAGACCTCTATATAAATAGATATAGAGGTCTAGGAGATTTTCAATCTGTTTAGATTTAAACGCATTTAAATAAGTTAGCATTAGTGTTGTGCGACAAAAAGGAGGTGGAGGCATGCCAACAATAAACCAGATGGTCAAAAAGGGAAGAAAAAAGATGGAAAAGCAGTCTAACTCTCCAGCATTAAATGACTGTCCTCAAAGAAGAGGTGTTTGTACCAGGGTCTCTACAACCACACCCAAAAAACCTAACTCAGCTTTGAGGAAAATAGCAAGGGTTAGACTTACTAACGGTGTAGAAGTAACTGCTTATATCCCTGGAATTGGCCATAATTTGCAGGAACACTCAGTAGTTCTTGTAAGAGGAGGACGTGTTAAGGATCTTCCTGGTGTTAGGTATCAGGTAGTAAGAGGCTCTCTTGATACGGCTGGCGTAGAAAATAGAGGGCAAGGTAGATCAAAATATGGTACTAAGAAAAAAGAATAGTTACTAATTAGTATTGAGAGTCAATGTATATATTAAAGTATATTAGTACTCTTTACAGAAAATGATTAAATAATGTAATTGACATAAAGAAGGTTTATTTTTTTGGGCATATTTTGAAAGGAGGGTGATGAGAAGTGCCAAGAAAAGGTCCGGTACCAAAAAGAGAAGCTACCCCAGATCCTGTTTTTAATAGTAGGTGGGTATCAAAATTTATTAATAAAATAATGCTTGATGGAAAGAAAAGCCTTTCACAAAGGATCTTTTATAATGCTATGGATAGGGTGAGAGAAAAAACTGGCGAGGACCCACTTGAGGTTTTCGAAACAGCGATTAAAAATGTGATGCCAGTATTAGAAGTTAAACCCAGGCGAGTTGGTGGAGCAACCTACCAGGTGCCAATTGAGGTTAGCCCTGATAGAAAACAAGTACTTGCTATTCGCTGGCTAGCGAATTATGCTAAAGAGCGCAGCGAGAAGACTATGGAAGAAAGGCTTGCAGGTGAGATAATAGATGCATATAATGAAGCTGGTGGAGCTATCAAAAAGAAAGAAGATACACACAAAATGGCAGATGCAAACAAAGCGTTCGCACACTACCGCTGGTAAATTTTTTAGAGCAAATGAGGGGGGATACTAATGGGCAGACAATTTTCCCTAAAGAAAACACGTAACATCGGTTTGATGGCTCATATAGATGCAGGGAAAACAACTGTTACAGAGAGAATTTTATTTTATTCTGGTAGAGTTCATAAATTAGGTGAGACCCATGATGGTGCTGCTACCATGGATTGGATGGACCAGGAGCAGGAAAGAGGTATTACCATTACCTCTGCGGCTACTACATGTCAATGGCGAAATCATCGAGTGAATATCATTGATACGCCAGGGCACGTTGATTTCACTGTAGAGGTTGAAAGGTCCTTGCGCGTTCTAGACGGTGCTATTGGAGTCTTTTGCGCTAAAGGGGGCGTTGAGCCCCAGTCTGAAACTGTATGGAGACAGGCTGACAAATATGGTGTGCCAAGACTGGCCTTTATAAATAAGATGGATATTGTTGGTGCCGACTTTTACAACGTAGTAGAGATGATGAAAGAACGTCTTCAAGCAAATGCAGTACCGATTCAACTACCCATAGGAAAAGAAGATCATTTCACTGGAGTTATAGACCTGGTTACAATGAAAGCTTACGCTTATAAAGATAAGCTTGGAATGGAAAGAGAAGAAATTGATATTCCAGAAGACATGCAGGATAAAGCTGAAGAATATAGAGAAAGCCTAGTAGAATCAGTTTCAGAAGTTGACGATGAATTGATGGATAAGTATCTAGAAGGTGAAGAAGTTACAGAAGATGAGATCAGAAAAGCCCTAAGAGAAGGGTGCATCTCAAATGATATAACTCCAGTCTTGTGTGGTTCAGGCTATAAAAACAAAGGAGTTCAGCTTTTAATAGATGCAGTTATTGATTACTTGCCTTCCCCGGTGGATGTGCCACCAATTGAAGGTATTATTCCTTCAAAAGATGTAGTAGAAGGTGAAGAGGAAAAGGACAAAAGGATCAGTAGTGATGACGAACCATTTAGCGCTCTTGCTTTTAAGATAATGACAGATCCTTATGTAGGAAAGTTGTGCTTTTTCAGAGTATATTCGGGCACTATTAAATCAGGGTCTTATGTCTTTAATCCAGTCAAAGGTAAAAAAGAAAGAGTTGGCAGGATACTACAGATGCATGCTAACCACAGAGAAGAAAGAGACGTTGTTTACACTGGAGACATCGCAGCGGCTGTAGGATTCAAGGATACTGCCACAGGTGATACTCTTTGCGATGAAAAGAACCAAATTATCCTAGAATCAATGCAGTTCCCTGAGCCTGTTATATCTGTTGCAATTGAACCTAAAACAAAAGCTGACCAAGAGAAAATGTCAACTTCACTGTACAAATTGTCTGAAGAGGACCCAACATTCAAAACTTATACTGACGAGGAAACCGGTCAGACAATCATATCAGGTATGGGAGAGCTACACCTTGAGGTTATCACAGATAGGCTTCTTAGAGAATTTAAAGTAGAAGCAAATGTGGGTAAACCTCAGGTAGCATACAAAGAGACAATCAAAAAACCTGCCAAGGCAGAAGGTAAATTTATCCGCCAGTCTGGTGGTAGAGGACAATATGGTCATGTTTATATCGAAATTGAGCCACGAGAAAGAGGCGAAGGATATCAATTTGAAGATCAAATTGTAGGTGGAGTCATACCAAAAGAGTATATACCTTCTGTAGATCTTGGTATTAGAGAAGCTTTGGAAAATGGTGTTTTAGCTGGATACCCAATAATGGATGTTAAGGTCAGGCTGTATGATGGATCTTACCACGAAGTTGACTCTTCAGAAGGGGCATTCAAAATTGCAGGTTCTATGGCCCTTAAGGATGCAGTAAAAAAAGCTGATCCATGCTTACTAGAACCTATTATGAAAGTTGAAGTTATTTGCCCTGAAGAGTATATGGGGGATGTAATGGGAGATATAAACTCCCGTAGAGGTCAGATCGAAGGAATGGAAGACAGAGCTGGTGCCAAAGTCATTACGGCTTATGTTCCACTTGCTGAAATGTTTGGTTATGCCACTGAACTTAGATCAAGAACTCAAGGAAGAGGAACCTATTCTATGGAATTCTCACATTATGATGAGCTTCCAAATAGTGTTGCATCTGAACTTATAGGCCAAAAATAAAAGGAAAGTGCGAAATTAACAAACTAACAAAAAACTATATTGTGTAAGGAGGTAATATTTATGGCGAAGCAAAAATTTGAAAGGACAAAACCGCACGTAAATATAGGTACAATAGGTCACGTAGACCACGGAAAGACGACATTGACGGCAGCGATAACCAAGGTTTTATCATCCGCAGGAAGCACAGAGGTAAAAGCCTTTGATGAGATCGATAGGGCGCCAGAGGAGAAAGAAAGAGGAATAACCATAAGTACAGCTCACGTGGAGTATGAATCAGACAATCGTCACTATGCCCACGTAGACTGTCCAGGTCACGCGGACTATGTAAAGAACATGATCACAGGTGCAGCACAGATGGACGGTTCAGTAATGGTGGTAAGTGCGGCAGACGGTCCGATGCCTCAGACAAGAGAGCATATTCTACTATCCCGTCAGGTAGGGGTACCATATATAGTAGTATTCTTGAACAAGGCAGACATGGTAGATGACGAAGAACTACTAGAACTAGTAGAGATGGAAGTAAGAGACCTACTAAGCGAGTATGACTTTGATGGAGACGAGGCTCCTGTGATAACGGGCTCAGCACTTCAGGCATTAGAATGTGGATGCGGTAGCCGTGACTGTGAAGCATGCGGTCCTATACTAGAACTGATAGATGCAATAGACGAGTATATTCCTACGCCAGAGCGTGACACAGATAAGCCATTCTTGATGCCAATAGAGGATATATTCAGCATAACTGGACGTGGCACAGTGGCTACAGGCAGAGTAGAAAGAGGCAAAGTAAACGTAGGAGATGAGATAGAGATAGTAGGAATGTCAGACCGTCCAAAGAAGACGGTAGCAACTGGAGTAGAGATGTTTAGGAAGCAGATGGACTATGCAGAAGCAGGAGACAACATTGGGGCACTGATGAGAGGTATAGATAAAGAACAAGTAGAGCGTGGTCAGGTATTAGCTAAGCCAGGGAGCATAAAGCCTCATACCCACTTTAAGGCAGAGGTTTATGTCTTGAAGAAAGAAGAGGGAGGTCGTCATACGCCGTTTTTCACGGGTTATCGTCCTCAGTTCTACTTCAGGACGACAGACGTTACCGGAGTAGTAGACCTGCCAGAGGGTGTAGAGATGGTAATGCCTGGAGATAACGTAGAGATGGAGATAAAGCTAATAACTCCAATAGCTATCGAAGAGGGGCTGAGATTTGCTATTCGTGAAGGTGGCCGCACAGTTGGTGCAGGAGTAGTTGCTAGTATTATAGAGTAAAAACTCATACTGTTTAAGATATAAAGAATGAGGAGTTTAGGTTATTACCTGCTTCTCCTCATTTTTTTGTCTTATTGGTTAATGGAATATGGAAGTATAAGGAGGGAAAGGTTTAGATGGCCAAACAAAAGATTCGAATTAGGCTTAAAGCTTTTGATCATGTGGTTTTAGATCAATCTTCAGAAAAGATTGTAGAGACTGCTAAGAGAACTGGAGCCAACGTAAGTGGCCCCGTACCGCTGCCAACTGACAAAAGTGTGTATACTGTTATTCGAGCACCCCATAAATTTAAGGATTCTAGAGAACAATTTGAGATGAGAACGCACAAAAGATTGGTAGATATATTAGATCCCACATCAAAAACTGTTGATGCACTAATGAGATTAGACCTTCCATCTGGTGTGGATATCGAAATCAAACTGTAAATTAACGCTGGTTATAACTAGCGCTTTGGATTGTTAGGAGGTGTAAAGGATGAAGAAGGCAATTATGGGTGAGAAGCTTGGGATGACCCAAATATTCAAAGAGGACGGAGAACTAGTTTCGGTAACAGTTATTCAAGCGGGTCCATGCCCGGTAGTTCAGAAGAAAACTGAAGAATATGATGGCTATAAAGCTGTTCAGCTTGGATATAAAAAAACCAAAAATCATAGAGTGAACAAACCAACTAAGGGACATTTCGATAAAGCAGGTGTGGACTATATGAAGCACTTGGCTGAGTTTAGGCTAGAAGATGCAGATGAATATGAAATAGGGCAAGAGCTTAAAGTAGATCAATTTAAAGCAGGGGATATAGTCGATGTTACAGGAACTTCAAAGAGTAAGGGCTATCAAGGAACTGTGAAAAGATTTGGACAGTCAACAGGACCCAAGACACATGGTTCAAGACACTATAGAAAACCTGGCTCTATAGGAGCAATGGGTGATTTTAGAGTTTATAAGAATCAAAAAATGCCAGGAAGAATGGGCGGCGACACAGTTACCGTACAAAATCTAGAAATAGTAGACATTGACCCAGAAAAGAATGTAATACTAGTTAAAGGTGCCCTGCCTGGACCAAAAAGAAGCCTGGTAAAAATAGTTGACGGCGTTAAAGCAGAAACATCATAAGTTAAGTTCATTAGGGTAGTTACTGACAGTGAAGTCAGAAAGGAGGAATAGCATGCCTAAAGTGGCTCTTTATAATAAAGAAGGCGAAGAAGTCGGAGACATTAACCTTGTCGATGAAATCTTTGCTGCTGAGATAAAAGAAGATGTGATGCACGATGTAGTTAATATGCAGCTTGCATCAAAAAGAAGAGGGACAGCTTCTGCCAAAAAAAGAGGAGAAGTTAGAGGCGGAGGCCGTAAGCCATACCGTCAAAAAGGTACTGGCAGAGCACGTGCTGGTACAACAAGATCACCTTTATGGGTAGGGGGGTCAGTAATCTTTGGCCCAAAGCCTAGAGATTATTCATATAAGCTGCCCAAAAAAGTTAAGAGAAAAGCATTAAAGTCTGCTTTAAGTGCTAAACTTAGAGACGGGGAACTTGTAGTAGTAGACAGCTTTGAACTAGATCAGCCAAAAACTAAAGAGGTAGTAGGTCTACTAGAAAATCTAAAGGTTAACAAAAAGGCAATGCTTGTAACAAAAGGTTCTGACAAAAATGTATATAAATCCTCAAGGAATATACCTGGAGTTAGATCAATAGAAGCAGACAATATTAATGTCTATGACATTTTAAAGTATGATCACTTAATTTTAACTAAAGATGCAGTTAACCGTATCGAGGAGGTGTTTTGCTAATGGATCCTCGAGATGTAATTATAAGACCTTGGATTACTGAGAAAAGTACTGAGGAGATTGAAGACAACAAATATACTTTTGTAGTTGACAAGAAAGCTAATAAAACACAGATAAAACAGGCCGTTGAGAAATTGTTCGAGGCTGATGTCAAAAAGGTAAGAACAATGAATATGACAGGAAAGCCAAAGCGCCTTGGTAGGTATGAAGGTAGAAGGCCAGATTGGAAAAAAGCAATTGTAGTTCTAAAAGAAGACTCTAAACCAATTAAGATATTTGAATAGAATTTTGGAGAGTCGTTAAGGAGGGAATAGGAAGATGGCTTTAAAAAGATTTAAACCCACCTCTCCCGGTAGACGTTTTATGACAGTAGTAGAAAAGCCAGAGACTGCCAAAAAAGAACCGGAAAAGTCTTTACTTGAACCGCTTAAAGAAAAAGCGGGAAGAAATAGTAGAGGCACAATATCTGTAAGGCATCAGGGTGGAGGACATAAAAGAAAATATAGAATTATTGATTTCAAAAGAGATAAAGAACAAGTTCCTGCAAAGGTGGCAGCAATTGAATATGACCCCAATCGTTCTGCATATATTGCACTTCTAAACTATCTTGATGGTGAGAAAAGATATATATTAGCACCGCTAGGATTAAAAGTGGGAGATCAAGTGGTTAGTGGACCGAGTGCTGACATTAAGCCTGGAAATGCCAAGAAACTAAAAGATATTCCTACTGGTGTATTAATTCATAACGTCGAGCTAAAACCTGGAAAAGGTGGACAATTAGCTAGATCAGCTGGTACAGCGTGTCAACTGGCTGCAAAAGAAGGTAAATATGCTCACGTAAAATTACCTTCAGAAGAAGTGAGATTAGTGCTTTTAGAATGTAAAGCTACTATAGGTCAAGTAGGGAATGTAGAACACGAAAACCAAAGCATAGGTAAAGCTGGTAGAAGTCGCTGGCTAGGTAGAAGGCCAACGGTACGCGGGGTAGTAATGAATGCAGTTGACCACCCGCATGGTGGAGGAGAAGGGAAAACTCCAGTTGGACGTGTAAGCCCAATGACACCATGGGGACAAAAATCAAAAGGTTATAAAACCAGAAGAAAAGCAAAGCCTAGTGATAAATACATTGTTCGCAGTCGCCATAAGAAGAAAAAATAAGTTTGTCTTATTAGAGGCTATTTAATACAAGAAGGGAAGGGAGGTAAAATTATGGGTCGCTCCTTAAAAAAAGGTCCTTTTATAGATGACCATTTGCTAAAAAAAGTTAGGAAAATGCAGAAGGAGAAAAAGAAACAGGTTATTAAAACCTGGTCAAGACGTTCGATTATTTTGCCCGAAATGGTAGGGTTTACAATAGCTGTCCATGATGGCAGAAAACACGTGCCTATATATATATCTGAAGATATGGTAGGCCATAAGCTAGGTGAGTTTGCGCCAACCCGTACTTTCAGGGGACACGGTGACCATACAGAAAGATCCACTGCCCTTAAATAAACATGTGAAAGATAAGGAGGGAATTGAGAATGGAAGCTAAAGCAAAAGCCAGGTATGTGCGGGTTGCTCCAAGAAAAGCCAGGGAAGTTATGGATTTAGTTAGAAATAAAAATGCAGAAGAAGCAAAAGGTCTTTTGAAGCTTTCTACTAAAAAATCAGCACGGATTTTGGAGAAACTTCTAGACTCCGCATGTGCTAATGCGGAAAATAATTTTGAAATGGATCCTGATAATTTATATATAGCAAAAGGTTGGGTCGACGAAGGACCAACTC
The Natranaerofaba carboxydovora genome window above contains:
- a CDS encoding L7Ae/L30e/S12e/Gadd45 family ribosomal protein, encoding MAVLDIKKANKRCVGLRETEKAIESEKARKVFIARDAEDKIKKPVENKCKNKGIKFEYVDTMQEIGEACDIYRGASTAAILK
- the rpsL gene encoding 30S ribosomal protein S12; its protein translation is MPTINQMVKKGRKKMEKQSNSPALNDCPQRRGVCTRVSTTTPKKPNSALRKIARVRLTNGVEVTAYIPGIGHNLQEHSVVLVRGGRVKDLPGVRYQVVRGSLDTAGVENRGQGRSKYGTKKKE
- the rpsG gene encoding 30S ribosomal protein S7 codes for the protein MPRKGPVPKREATPDPVFNSRWVSKFINKIMLDGKKSLSQRIFYNAMDRVREKTGEDPLEVFETAIKNVMPVLEVKPRRVGGATYQVPIEVSPDRKQVLAIRWLANYAKERSEKTMEERLAGEIIDAYNEAGGAIKKKEDTHKMADANKAFAHYRW
- the fusA gene encoding elongation factor G; the encoded protein is MGRQFSLKKTRNIGLMAHIDAGKTTVTERILFYSGRVHKLGETHDGAATMDWMDQEQERGITITSAATTCQWRNHRVNIIDTPGHVDFTVEVERSLRVLDGAIGVFCAKGGVEPQSETVWRQADKYGVPRLAFINKMDIVGADFYNVVEMMKERLQANAVPIQLPIGKEDHFTGVIDLVTMKAYAYKDKLGMEREEIDIPEDMQDKAEEYRESLVESVSEVDDELMDKYLEGEEVTEDEIRKALREGCISNDITPVLCGSGYKNKGVQLLIDAVIDYLPSPVDVPPIEGIIPSKDVVEGEEEKDKRISSDDEPFSALAFKIMTDPYVGKLCFFRVYSGTIKSGSYVFNPVKGKKERVGRILQMHANHREERDVVYTGDIAAAVGFKDTATGDTLCDEKNQIILESMQFPEPVISVAIEPKTKADQEKMSTSLYKLSEEDPTFKTYTDEETGQTIISGMGELHLEVITDRLLREFKVEANVGKPQVAYKETIKKPAKAEGKFIRQSGGRGQYGHVYIEIEPRERGEGYQFEDQIVGGVIPKEYIPSVDLGIREALENGVLAGYPIMDVKVRLYDGSYHEVDSSEGAFKIAGSMALKDAVKKADPCLLEPIMKVEVICPEEYMGDVMGDINSRRGQIEGMEDRAGAKVITAYVPLAEMFGYATELRSRTQGRGTYSMEFSHYDELPNSVASELIGQK
- the tuf gene encoding elongation factor Tu, whose translation is MAKQKFERTKPHVNIGTIGHVDHGKTTLTAAITKVLSSAGSTEVKAFDEIDRAPEEKERGITISTAHVEYESDNRHYAHVDCPGHADYVKNMITGAAQMDGSVMVVSAADGPMPQTREHILLSRQVGVPYIVVFLNKADMVDDEELLELVEMEVRDLLSEYDFDGDEAPVITGSALQALECGCGSRDCEACGPILELIDAIDEYIPTPERDTDKPFLMPIEDIFSITGRGTVATGRVERGKVNVGDEIEIVGMSDRPKKTVATGVEMFRKQMDYAEAGDNIGALMRGIDKEQVERGQVLAKPGSIKPHTHFKAEVYVLKKEEGGRHTPFFTGYRPQFYFRTTDVTGVVDLPEGVEMVMPGDNVEMEIKLITPIAIEEGLRFAIREGGRTVGAGVVASIIE
- the rpsJ gene encoding 30S ribosomal protein S10, whose amino-acid sequence is MAKQKIRIRLKAFDHVVLDQSSEKIVETAKRTGANVSGPVPLPTDKSVYTVIRAPHKFKDSREQFEMRTHKRLVDILDPTSKTVDALMRLDLPSGVDIEIKL
- the rplC gene encoding 50S ribosomal protein L3; amino-acid sequence: MKKAIMGEKLGMTQIFKEDGELVSVTVIQAGPCPVVQKKTEEYDGYKAVQLGYKKTKNHRVNKPTKGHFDKAGVDYMKHLAEFRLEDADEYEIGQELKVDQFKAGDIVDVTGTSKSKGYQGTVKRFGQSTGPKTHGSRHYRKPGSIGAMGDFRVYKNQKMPGRMGGDTVTVQNLEIVDIDPEKNVILVKGALPGPKRSLVKIVDGVKAETS
- the rplD gene encoding 50S ribosomal protein L4; translated protein: MPKVALYNKEGEEVGDINLVDEIFAAEIKEDVMHDVVNMQLASKRRGTASAKKRGEVRGGGRKPYRQKGTGRARAGTTRSPLWVGGSVIFGPKPRDYSYKLPKKVKRKALKSALSAKLRDGELVVVDSFELDQPKTKEVVGLLENLKVNKKAMLVTKGSDKNVYKSSRNIPGVRSIEADNINVYDILKYDHLILTKDAVNRIEEVFC
- the rplW gene encoding 50S ribosomal protein L23; its protein translation is MDPRDVIIRPWITEKSTEEIEDNKYTFVVDKKANKTQIKQAVEKLFEADVKKVRTMNMTGKPKRLGRYEGRRPDWKKAIVVLKEDSKPIKIFE
- the rplB gene encoding 50S ribosomal protein L2, giving the protein MALKRFKPTSPGRRFMTVVEKPETAKKEPEKSLLEPLKEKAGRNSRGTISVRHQGGGHKRKYRIIDFKRDKEQVPAKVAAIEYDPNRSAYIALLNYLDGEKRYILAPLGLKVGDQVVSGPSADIKPGNAKKLKDIPTGVLIHNVELKPGKGGQLARSAGTACQLAAKEGKYAHVKLPSEEVRLVLLECKATIGQVGNVEHENQSIGKAGRSRWLGRRPTVRGVVMNAVDHPHGGGEGKTPVGRVSPMTPWGQKSKGYKTRRKAKPSDKYIVRSRHKKKK
- the rpsS gene encoding 30S ribosomal protein S19 codes for the protein MGRSLKKGPFIDDHLLKKVRKMQKEKKKQVIKTWSRRSIILPEMVGFTIAVHDGRKHVPIYISEDMVGHKLGEFAPTRTFRGHGDHTERSTALK
- the rplV gene encoding 50S ribosomal protein L22; this encodes MEAKAKARYVRVAPRKAREVMDLVRNKNAEEAKGLLKLSTKKSARILEKLLDSACANAENNFEMDPDNLYIAKGWVDEGPTLKRFRPRAMGRATPINKKTSHITMVVKEKKEG